From one Asterias amurensis chromosome 14, ASM3211899v1 genomic stretch:
- the LOC139946723 gene encoding retinoschisin-like, whose amino-acid sequence MAVLSGLIFLLLKMFLEVSASYSVSGLYRGVWYQPVEHHALLGQSFMNISGISAVRCSVRCLSHHGCFSFNYDHINQVCQMNNASAEHVCDNFQGMLNVSYYDATAKPTTCKVVSIISGNEKCAHVKVSVGFEKLGVEDGSIPDESLSASSNWEGSDKSTAAGGRLNKTPPNNLIIGAWCPMVPDTNQWIQVDLGNPTYVTGVLTQGRNGVAAQWVTKYKVQFEPPSPAGLVDVNDQLGQTQIFNGNTDRDSIVERRFFKPVLAVKVHIVPVEWSGFIALRFELLGCK is encoded by the exons ATGGCCGTGTTGAGTGGTTTGATTTTCCTCTTGCTTAAGATGTTTCTTGAGGTTTCAGCGTCTTATAGTGTGAGTGGTCTCTACCGAGGGGTCTGGTACCAGCCGGTAGAGCACCACGCCCTACTAGGCCAGTCCTTCATGAATATCTCGGGCATCTCTGCCGTCAGATGTTCAGTTCGGTGTCTCAGCCATCATGGATGTTTCTCTTTCAACTACGATCACATCAATCAAGTCTGTCAGATGAACAACGCCAGTGCTGAGCACGTCTGTGACAACTTTCAAGGAATGCTGAATGTGTCGTATTACGACGCAACCGCAAAACCAACGACCTGCAAGGTAGTT AGTATTATTTCTGGCAATGAAAAGTGCGCTCATGTGAAGGTCTCTGTGGGTTTTG AGAAACTCGGTGTTGAAGATGGTTCGATTCCCGATGAGAGCCTCTCCGCATCAAGTAACTGGGAAGGCAGTGATAAGAGTACAGCAGCTGGTGGCCGTCTCAACAAGACACCGCCAAATAACCTTATCATAGGAGCATGGTGTCCTATGGTACCGGATACCAACCAGTGGATACAGGTGGATTTAGGCAACCCGACCTACGTCACCGGGGTACTCACACAGGGGCGTAACGGTGTAGCTGCTCAGTGGGTGACAAAGTACAAAGTGCAGTTCGAACCGCCCTCACCGGCAGGCCTTGTTGATGTGAATGACCAACTTGGTCAAACTCAG ATATTCAATGGCAACACCGATAGAGACAGCATCGTGGAGAGGCGCTTCTTCAAGCCCGTCTTGGCGGTCAAGGTTCACATCGTGCCCGTTGAGTGGAGTGGCTTCATCGCGCTGCGTTTCGAGCTGCTTGGCTGTAAATAA
- the LOC139946839 gene encoding trace amine-associated receptor 1-like: protein MNTTTTKAPSGLPESFIVIRTFFIVIIGLLIISGNILSIAVVRGVSTLADSTKVLLTTLSLYDLTVGIISMLSVVPSATEKWVYGQFVCEVVAVVAFASFMMSILSVLFLNIERYIAVTRPYKFPIWCTRRRFIMLVVFASCISFCYPIGIKLIIGVKSVFQKAPVGCFLEHSSAIIDILKLILGDIAPVTIMLFVYYRIIKVSKRQDLQLNRNRQKKAQADQEKMLKTFFIVTVIFAICYTPNFVTYVVTTLMGVTPPPIIEWVVVWLTISNSMFNVFIYCLFNDSFRQVAKRIVMGRFVCCKRSVAPVDIEL from the coding sequence ATGAATACCACGACAACTAAAGCCCCTTCGGGTTTGCCTGAATCGTTTATTGTTATCCGTACATTTTTCATCGTTATCATTGGTTTGCTGATCATTTCGGGGAATATTCTCTCGATTGCTGTGGTGCGTGGTGTCTCAACTTTGGCCGACAGTACTAAGGTTCTACTGACTACTCTCTCGTTGTATGACTTAACAGTTGGGATCATTTCAATGCTCAGTGTCGTGCCATCAGCCACAGAAAAATGGGTCTACGGACAGTTCGTTTGCGAAGTTGTTGCTGTAGTTGCATTTGCATCTTTCATGATGTCAATTCTGTCTGTTTTGTTTCTTAACATTGAACGGTATATCGCCGTCACACGGCCGTATAAGTTCCCAATATGGTGTACCCGACGTCGCTTCATCATGCTTGTAGTTTTTGCATCGTGCATTTCATTTTGTTACCCAATTGGAATCAAGCTTATTATTGGAGTGAaaagtgtttttcaaaaagCTCCAGTTGGATGTTTTCTAGAACACAGCTCTGCAATTATTGATATTCTGAAACTAATTTTGGGTGACATAGCTCCTGTGACGATCATGTTGTTTGTCTACTATCGCATCATCAAAGTCAGTAAAAGGCAAGATCTACAACTAAACCGTAACCGTCAGAAAAAAGCACAAGCGGATCAAGAAAAGATGTTGAAAACATTCTTCATTGTCACTGTAATTTTTGCCATCTGCTACACACCGAATTTTGTCACGTATGTAGTTACAACTTTGATGGGCGTTACCCCGCCCCCAATAATTGAATGGGTAGTAGTATGGTTGACAATAAGTAATAGTATGTTTAATGTGTTCATCTACTGTCTTTTTAATGATTCTTTTCGTCAGGTGGCCAAAAGAATCGTCATGGGGCGATTTGTGTGCTGCAAAAGATCAGTGGCACCAGTTGATATCGAACTGTGA